Proteins co-encoded in one Luteolibacter sp. Y139 genomic window:
- a CDS encoding phosphopentomutase, whose protein sequence is MKRALVIVLDSVGCGAAKDAADYGDEGADTLGHLFEREGLELPNLAKLGLGSSASYPNAASAIMSEASAGKDTTTGHWELAGCVLEQAFDTFESFPQDLLDEIGGPFLGNKAASGTEILTELGEEHLRTGHPIVYTSADSVLQLAAHEERYGLEKLWALCHQAREVLDKRGIRIGRVIARPFLGDSAASFKRTSNRHDYSLMPPETVLNRLQAVGVETIGVGKISDIFAGAGISESHPTKSNADGMAVIEKLWAEQRPQPHLIFANLVDFDMLFGHRRDPAGYAQCLREFDAWLGGFLPKVGEDFLLITADHGNDPYHHGTDHTRERVPLLTANAPVPPVDSADFTQVARLLERHFA, encoded by the coding sequence GTGAAGCGGGCGCTCGTGATTGTGTTGGATTCCGTGGGCTGCGGCGCGGCGAAGGATGCGGCGGACTATGGTGACGAGGGCGCGGACACGCTGGGGCATTTGTTCGAGCGAGAGGGGCTGGAGTTGCCGAATCTTGCCAAGCTTGGTTTGGGAAGTTCCGCCTCATATCCGAATGCGGCATCCGCGATCATGAGCGAGGCTTCGGCCGGCAAGGATACAACCACCGGCCATTGGGAGCTGGCGGGCTGCGTGCTGGAGCAGGCGTTCGACACCTTCGAGTCGTTCCCGCAGGATTTGTTAGATGAGATTGGTGGTCCGTTCCTCGGAAACAAGGCGGCCTCAGGAACCGAGATCCTCACCGAGCTCGGCGAAGAACATCTCCGCACCGGCCATCCGATCGTTTATACGAGTGCCGACTCGGTACTGCAGCTCGCCGCGCATGAAGAGCGCTATGGTTTGGAGAAGCTGTGGGCGCTATGCCACCAAGCCCGTGAGGTGTTAGACAAGCGCGGCATTCGGATCGGCCGGGTGATCGCGCGGCCATTCCTCGGCGACAGCGCGGCGAGCTTCAAGCGGACCTCGAACCGCCACGACTACTCGCTGATGCCACCCGAGACGGTACTCAATCGCTTGCAGGCGGTGGGCGTGGAGACGATCGGGGTGGGGAAGATCTCCGACATTTTCGCCGGGGCGGGAATTTCCGAAAGCCATCCGACGAAATCGAATGCCGATGGCATGGCGGTGATCGAGAAGCTGTGGGCGGAGCAGCGGCCGCAGCCGCACCTGATCTTCGCGAATCTGGTCGACTTCGACATGCTCTTCGGCCACCGCCGCGATCCGGCAGGCTATGCGCAGTGCCTGCGCGAGTTCGATGCGTGGTTGGGCGGGTTCTTGCCGAAGGTGGGGGAGGATTTCCTGCTGATTACGGCGGACCACGGGAATGATCCCTATCATCACGGGACCGACCACACCCGGGAGCGGGTGCCGCTGCTGACAGCGAATGCGCCGGTGCCGCCGGTGGATTCGGCGGATTTCACCCAGGTCGCCCGGCTGCTGGAGCGGCATTTCGCGTGA
- a CDS encoding RNA polymerase sigma factor yields the protein MSDRPDASLLEAWSAEGSEEAFAVLARRYGGLLYHAALRRTGRDDLAGEAAQNSLLILARKAPRLTHLPTLAGWLHRTACYEASKLLRRESRHQARMKHLPLPDDDGDSAWKDAAPLLDQALDDLPEKDRQVIFLKYFDGLSFEQMARQFGGEPAAWRQRGSRAVERLRLSLTKRGIAVSSAALGSGLGTSLTQAAPPAVAASLGATPAAVAALSWKTLTLHSLHLMKIKPAVVIAAVLLLSLAPLGMQAMAISDARQRIALLESSNLVVSSGSSSRQTPASDRSAAPVNLLVLADALLAAKEGDLVKRFTTEKKVEAMSADELERLLVESTSLELGPEQRNALVYALYRQFCLRAQVSGLPSERVVGLALRLSPFMKPGDGSIWNLAGDNLNRWADQNPEEAAAWYRENSSLSRSADAAVVGARAFDGLYLRSPEDAAAFFRSLSDERRQAVIGGGAGLKHPEVMVGLAGEMSDPVQRGQALNQIFSTAGERSTGEIRGWIDQLQPSNSEASQWISLAAGRFTQEMSLEQVAKKLDWVRETAAGLDPSEAAGVFLDGVGYAVPNRVKEVLDAEWERHPDERMLATYISRCMFSEDRILDAIPRSQLITDRSLRDSALQMMLLSSREREDARELARKGGMAQEEIDRLIPRKP from the coding sequence ATGAGTGACCGCCCCGATGCCTCCCTGCTGGAAGCGTGGTCCGCCGAAGGCTCCGAGGAAGCCTTCGCGGTCCTCGCCCGGCGTTATGGCGGGCTGCTCTACCACGCGGCGTTGCGAAGGACGGGTCGCGATGACTTGGCCGGTGAAGCCGCGCAGAACTCGCTGCTCATTCTCGCCCGCAAGGCGCCACGGCTGACCCATCTGCCGACTCTCGCGGGCTGGCTTCACCGCACCGCTTGCTACGAAGCCTCGAAACTCCTGCGCCGCGAAAGCCGGCACCAAGCGCGCATGAAACATCTCCCGCTTCCCGATGATGATGGCGACTCCGCATGGAAGGATGCCGCGCCGCTTCTTGATCAAGCACTCGATGATCTGCCGGAGAAGGACCGGCAGGTGATCTTCCTGAAATACTTCGATGGCCTGAGCTTCGAGCAGATGGCGCGTCAATTCGGCGGAGAGCCGGCGGCGTGGCGTCAGCGTGGATCGCGAGCGGTCGAACGGCTGCGGCTTTCCCTGACAAAACGCGGGATCGCCGTGAGCTCCGCCGCTCTTGGCAGCGGGCTCGGCACTTCGCTGACGCAAGCCGCTCCTCCCGCGGTGGCAGCATCACTGGGCGCCACTCCCGCGGCGGTGGCCGCTCTTTCCTGGAAAACGCTAACCCTTCACTCCCTCCATCTCATGAAAATCAAACCCGCCGTTGTGATTGCGGCCGTCTTGCTTCTCTCGCTTGCTCCGCTCGGCATGCAGGCGATGGCAATCTCCGATGCACGGCAACGAATCGCTTTGTTGGAGAGCAGTAACCTCGTCGTTTCGTCGGGGTCATCTTCGCGGCAAACGCCAGCATCGGACCGGAGTGCAGCGCCGGTGAATCTCCTTGTCTTGGCCGATGCCTTGCTGGCCGCGAAGGAAGGCGATCTGGTGAAGCGATTCACAACCGAGAAGAAAGTCGAAGCGATGAGCGCCGATGAGCTCGAGCGACTGCTTGTGGAATCCACGTCCCTCGAACTTGGTCCGGAGCAGCGCAATGCCCTCGTCTACGCCCTTTACCGGCAATTTTGCCTCCGCGCCCAAGTGTCCGGCTTGCCGTCCGAGCGGGTCGTCGGCCTCGCCCTGCGCCTGTCCCCGTTCATGAAGCCGGGCGACGGGTCGATCTGGAATCTTGCTGGCGACAATCTGAATCGCTGGGCGGATCAGAACCCCGAAGAAGCGGCCGCATGGTACCGAGAGAATAGCAGCCTTTCCCGGTCCGCGGATGCGGCGGTCGTCGGCGCACGCGCCTTTGACGGGCTGTATCTCAGGAGTCCGGAGGATGCTGCTGCTTTTTTCCGGAGCCTGAGTGATGAGCGGCGGCAGGCGGTGATCGGTGGAGGGGCGGGCTTGAAGCATCCCGAGGTGATGGTGGGACTGGCGGGAGAGATGAGCGATCCGGTGCAGCGCGGGCAGGCGCTCAATCAGATATTTTCCACGGCCGGGGAGCGATCGACCGGGGAAATCCGTGGTTGGATCGACCAGCTGCAACCGTCCAACAGCGAGGCTTCTCAATGGATCTCCCTGGCAGCGGGAAGATTCACGCAAGAGATGTCGCTGGAACAGGTCGCGAAGAAGCTCGATTGGGTGCGTGAAACGGCGGCAGGTCTCGATCCTTCGGAGGCGGCCGGCGTTTTCCTGGATGGGGTTGGCTATGCCGTGCCCAACCGGGTGAAGGAGGTGCTGGATGCCGAATGGGAACGCCATCCCGATGAGCGGATGCTGGCGACCTACATCAGCCGCTGCATGTTCAGTGAGGACCGGATCCTCGATGCGATCCCGCGCAGCCAGCTGATCACGGACCGCTCATTGCGTGATTCGGCACTGCAGATGATGCTGCTTTCCTCAAGAGAGCGTGAAGACGCCCGGGAGCTCGCTCGCAAGGGCGGCATGGCTCAGGAGGAAATCGACCGTCTCATCCCTCGCAAACCTTGA